The following are encoded in a window of Harmonia axyridis chromosome 7, icHarAxyr1.1, whole genome shotgun sequence genomic DNA:
- the LOC123685224 gene encoding uncharacterized protein LOC123685224, whose translation MNFILFIALLIFALIQSSNSSCTEEGIFNNPNDDSCRTYIFCFRLSGDNMFLQKLYTCPDGTFFDMSMKTCLKNNNCNLPTLPTTTIATTKQPETLECTAQGRFPDENDATCTRYSFCYYLPTRTYIKMDYICPIGTKFDPKLQTCSSAFKCNISTTTVTISPTTTVQESYSCTKQGRFVVENDSTCRLYHYCLYLPNRSYAEYTYQCPSTLKFDPTTQSCSINYSCPKSTVTPTTQKNTFICPSSGRFPDDADASCKTYFYCVQLPNGDIAYQTYQCPENLKFDPGSQTCSDSYKCPSKGGTTPHVDTTTFSVLTTPFEEETTASYSVPSSSDIPDIVSTYSVTDDSSDTTITTDNNSEYTDASTSNSNVTSDSMTEICESVGRFADSSSETFESYFLCAMGPNGKLINFKYKCGANEFFDPELKQCSSSYKCQSGVSTNFPEFSTSNDMLKY comes from the exons ATGAATTTcatattgtttattgcacttctA atattcgcATTAATTCAAAGCTCCAATTCAAGTTGTACAGAAGAAGGAATTTTCAATAATCCCAATGATGATTCTTGCAGAACCTACATATTTTGTTTTCGCCTGTCCGGTGATAATATGTTCCTACAAAAACTGTACACTTGTCCTGATGGCACCTTTTTTGACATGAGCATGAAAACCTGCTTGAAAAACAACAATTGTAATCTTCCAACACTTCCTACAACAACTATAGCAACAACAAAACAGCCAGAAACATTGGAATGTACAGCACAAGGACGATTTCCTGACGAGAATGATGCAACATGTACTCGTTATTCTTTCTGTTATTACCTTCCTACCAGGACGTACATAAAAATGGATTATATATGCCCGATAGGTACAAAATTCGATCCAAAACTGCAAACTTGTAGTTCTGCATTCAAATGTAATATCAGTACCACAACAGTTACAATTTCACCAACGACAACAGTTCAGGAAAGCTACAGCTGTACTAAACAAGGCAGGTTTGTCGTTGAAAATGATAGTACTTGCCGATTATACCACTATTGTCTTTATTTACCTAATAGAAGTTACGCAGAGTACACATACCAGTGTCCAAGTACCCTTAAATTCGACCCAACTACTCAAAGCTGTAGCATAAATTATTCTTGTCCAAAATCTACTGTTACTCCAACAACACAAAAAAATACCTTCATTTGTCCTTCATCTGGTAGATTTCCTGATGATGCAGATGCATCCTGCAAGACTTACTTCTATTGCGTTCAGCTACCAAATGGAGATATAGCATATCAAACTTATCAATGCCCTGAGAATTTGAAATTCGATCCAGGATCACAAACATGCAGTGATTCTTACAAATGTCCAAGTAAGGGTGGTACCACACCTCACGTCGATACTACAACTTTCTCTGTACTCACCACACCGTTTGAAGAAGAAACAACTGCTTCATATAGTGTGCCTTCATCTTCTGATATTCCAGATATTGTTTCCACATATTCAGTCACAGATGATTCTTCTGATACCACAATAACCACTGACAATAACAGCGAATATACAGATGCCTCGACTAGTAATTCTAATGTGACATCAGATTCTATGACAGAGATTTGCGAATCTGTTGGTAGATTTGCAGATTCGTCTAGCGAGACTTTTGAATCTTACTTTTTGTGTGCAATGGGTCCAAATGGTAAattgataaatttcaaatataaatgtgGTGCCAACGAATTTTTCGATCCTGAACTGAAGCAATGTTCATCTTCCTATAAATGTCAAAGTGGAGTCTCAACGAACTTCCCTGAATTTTCTACTTCAAATGATATGTTgaaatattaa